Proteins found in one Aethina tumida isolate Nest 87 chromosome 1, icAetTumi1.1, whole genome shotgun sequence genomic segment:
- the LOC109599497 gene encoding N-acetylneuraminate lyase B gives MDNNQDKNEEIIKVIIDNDMRVKQEKGENADTDKEDEGGVPPKTAKDLFSDFRPESDSDCQYEESSDSDSEPLMKRVKVKKEKADQPSKDRSGHKPYKKKYKKEWEQIPALKPWLSESTLGESNFYCKFCKKDYRCGKTEIFKHMASQKHSKHLTKPVLRVQKKFSFRGLLCPTFTPFEITRPFEINWKLLRPYAKFLKVCGVKGILINDIMGEGPSLTIAERKQLTEHWAEICKDSGQFLMVQIGGAPLRNVIDMAIHAERHNVGAVVLLPDLYNRPKTHLDLIRYIKIVAENCKGMPILYHHHPKYTLVDINVMSLLLDITGEVDSFVGVIYSTDDLSESLSAMTLNPEKFSVFMGTDDCILGAVSSGFTCIMGNCINILPKLAESLCHCAKNGEIKSAQASQSLMKRTLDYIYSNGDSVSTLKAAMSIISNLPMVTTREPLQTVWEGTIIKMRHKLHEIGIV, from the exons ATGGATAATAATCAGGATAAAAATGAGgagataataaaagtaataattgataatgatATGAGGGTGAAACAAGAAAAAGGTGAAAATGCTGATACCGATAAAGAAGACGAAGGCGGCGTACCACCTAAAACCGCCAAAGAtcttttttcagattttcgtCCAGAATCTGATAGCGATTGTCAGTATGAAGAGTCATCAGATTCTGATTCAGAACCACTGATGAAAAGGGTTAAAGTTAAGAAGGAAAAGGCAGACCAACCTTCCAAAGACAGAAGTGGTCACAAACCTTATAAAAAG aaatataaaaaagaatggGAACAAATCCCAGCACTAAAACCATGGCTCTCAGAGAGTACGTTGGGGGaatcaaatttttactgtaaattttgtaaaaaggaTTACAGATGTGGGAAAaccgaaatatttaaacacatgGCTTCacaaaaacattcaaaacaTCTGACAAAACCAGTTTTAAGAGTTCAG aaaaaattttcGTTCCGGGGGTTATTATGTCCTACTTTCACACCTTTTGAGATAACTCG gccatttgaaataaattggaaGCTTTTAAGACCATATGCGAAATTTTTGAAAGTGTGTGGAGTGAAGGGCATACTGA TAAATGATATCATGGGGGAAGGTCCTTCTCTAACAATTGCTGAAAGAAAGCAACTGACTGAACATTGGGCTGAAATATGTAAAGACAGTGGACAGTTTTTAATGGTTCAAATTGGAGGGGCTCCACTTAGAAATGTCATTGATATG gCAATTCATGCTGAGAGACACAATGTTGGAGCTGTTGTTTTATTACCAGATTTATATAACAGGCCAAAAACTCATTTGGATTTGATCCGATATATCAAAATAGTTGCAGAGAATTGTAAAGGAATGCCAATTTTATATCATCATCATCCCAAATATACATTAGTTGACA taaatgttATGTCGTTACTTCTTGACATCACAGGAGAAGTAGACTCATTTGTTGGTGTAATATATAGCACAGATGATTTATCAGAATCATTGTCAGCCATGACCTTAAATCCCGAAAAGTTTTCTGTTTTCATGGGAACTGATGAT tgcATTTTGGGAGCAGTTTCCAGTGGATTTACTTGTATCATgggaaattgtataaatattttacctaaACTGGCAGAGTCTCTGTGTCACTGTGCTAAAAACGGAGAAATTAAAAGTGCCCAAGCTTCCCAAAGCTTAATGAAGAGAACTTTAGACTATATATATTCTAATG gcgATTCTGTGTCAACATTAAAGGCTGCAATGAGTATCATCTCTAATTTACCAATGGTTACTACGCGAGAACCGTTACAAACTGTGTGGGAGggaacaattataaaaatgagacACAAGTTGCATGAAATTGGTATAgtgtaa